The following proteins are encoded in a genomic region of Thioclava nitratireducens:
- a CDS encoding 2Fe-2S iron-sulfur cluster-binding protein — protein sequence MAKITYVEFNGTRHEIDVKPGMTVMEGARDNGVPGIDADCGGACACSTCHVYVDKDWIEKLPPRDPMEEDMLDFAYEPDPVTSRLTCQIKVTDELDGLIVNLPEKQI from the coding sequence ATGGCGAAAATCACCTATGTCGAATTCAACGGCACCCGTCACGAGATCGACGTGAAGCCTGGCATGACCGTGATGGAAGGCGCGCGCGACAATGGCGTGCCCGGCATCGACGCCGATTGCGGTGGCGCCTGCGCCTGCTCCACCTGCCACGTCTATGTCGACAAGGACTGGATCGAGAAACTGCCTCCGCGCGATCCGATGGAAGAAGACATGCTTGATTTCGCGTACGAACCCGATCCCGTCACCTCGCGCCTGACCTGCCAGATCAAGGTCACAGACGAACTCGACGGCTTGATCGTCAACCTTCCCGAAAAGCAGATCTGA
- a CDS encoding DegQ family serine endoprotease — protein sequence MNFLTGPGSTLRAGFSAATLAVALAFAPLAAPAYARAAPESFAELVDQVSNSVVNITTSTTVAAPTGNMPNFPPGSPFEDLFRDFGLPNPNGPNGPNGRGAPRRSNALGSGFVISEDGYIVTNNHVIEDADEIEIEFFSGKRLDAKLVGTDPKTDIALLKVESDSPLPFVAFGDSDAVRVGDWVMAMGNPLGQGFSASAGIISARNRELSGSYDDYLQTDAAINRGNSGGPLFDMEGEVVGVNTAILSPNGGSIGIGFSMASNVVQKVVEQLKEYGETRRGWLGVKIQDVTADMAEAMGLPKPEGAMVSEVPDGPAKEAGIQSGDVITSFDGGEVKNTRDLVRRVADAPVGEKVRVTVLRDGETKTLLVTLGRREAAEGEQPPKAVQAPQEVEKDMLGLTVTPLTDDLRTEMGLTKEANGLVIKQIDETSSAFEKGLRVGDLITEVGQKPVSAVGDFEERVQAAKEAGRKSILLLIRRAGEPRFVALPVE from the coding sequence ATGAATTTCCTCACCGGACCCGGATCGACTCTGCGCGCCGGATTCAGCGCCGCGACGCTTGCCGTCGCGCTCGCCTTCGCACCGCTGGCCGCGCCGGCCTATGCCCGCGCCGCCCCCGAAAGCTTTGCAGAACTTGTCGATCAGGTGTCCAATTCGGTGGTAAACATCACCACCTCGACCACGGTGGCCGCACCGACCGGCAACATGCCGAATTTTCCGCCCGGCTCGCCCTTCGAGGATCTGTTCCGCGATTTCGGCCTGCCGAACCCGAACGGGCCAAATGGCCCGAACGGGCGGGGCGCACCGCGCCGCTCGAACGCGCTCGGCTCGGGCTTCGTGATCTCGGAAGACGGCTACATCGTCACCAACAACCACGTCATCGAAGATGCAGACGAGATCGAGATCGAGTTCTTTTCGGGCAAGCGGCTCGATGCGAAACTCGTAGGCACCGACCCTAAAACCGACATCGCTCTGCTGAAGGTCGAGAGCGACTCCCCCCTGCCCTTCGTGGCCTTCGGCGACAGCGACGCCGTGCGGGTGGGCGACTGGGTGATGGCGATGGGCAACCCGCTGGGCCAGGGCTTCTCCGCTTCGGCCGGGATCATCTCCGCGCGCAACCGCGAGCTCTCGGGCAGCTATGACGACTACCTGCAGACCGATGCGGCGATCAACCGCGGCAACTCGGGCGGCCCGCTCTTCGACATGGAAGGTGAGGTCGTCGGCGTGAACACCGCGATCCTGTCGCCCAATGGCGGCTCGATCGGGATCGGCTTTTCGATGGCGTCGAACGTGGTCCAGAAGGTTGTTGAACAGCTCAAGGAATACGGCGAGACGCGGCGCGGCTGGCTAGGCGTGAAGATCCAGGACGTCACCGCCGATATGGCCGAGGCGATGGGCCTGCCCAAGCCGGAAGGCGCGATGGTCTCGGAAGTGCCGGACGGCCCCGCTAAGGAAGCCGGTATCCAGTCGGGCGACGTGATCACCTCGTTTGATGGCGGCGAGGTCAAGAACACCCGCGATCTGGTGCGCCGCGTGGCCGATGCTCCGGTGGGCGAGAAAGTCCGCGTGACCGTGCTGCGCGATGGAGAGACCAAGACGCTTCTGGTGACGCTGGGCCGCCGTGAGGCCGCCGAGGGCGAGCAGCCCCCGAAAGCCGTTCAGGCCCCGCAGGAGGTCGAGAAGGACATGCTCGGCCTGACCGTGACGCCGCTCACCGATGACCTGCGCACCGAGATGGGCCTGACCAAAGAAGCGAACGGCCTCGTCATCAAGCAGATCGACGAGACTTCCTCGGCCTTCGAGAAGGGCCTGCGTGTCGGTGACCTGATCACCGAGGTCGGACAGAAACCTGTCTCCGCGGTCGGCGATTTCGAAGAGCGCGTGCAGGCAGCGAAAGAGGCCGGGCGCAAGTCGATCCTGCTCTTGATCCGCCGCGCCGGCGAGCCGCGTTTCGTGGCACTCCCCGTGGAGTGA
- a CDS encoding peptidoglycan-binding domain-containing protein: MRQIAENFGTARAMLVALGVAMGLAGCQPGTQGAYATPKDPPAKTLAHVLQSRPSADDARGCFTELKGPAKVETVTGQVEVIPEQRDPKTGKVTQPAIYRELSGQKLVDSGKPRYFESVCSEDLTPAFVAMTQRALALRGLYSGPADGKLDPATGRAIAAYQAPRGLDSPTLSVRAAQELGLYIWSD; this comes from the coding sequence ATGCGGCAGATCGCTGAAAACTTCGGCACGGCGCGTGCGATGCTGGTCGCGCTGGGTGTTGCGATGGGGCTGGCGGGCTGTCAGCCCGGCACGCAGGGGGCGTACGCTACTCCGAAGGACCCGCCCGCCAAGACGCTCGCCCATGTGCTGCAAAGCCGTCCGTCCGCTGATGATGCGCGGGGCTGCTTCACCGAACTCAAAGGCCCTGCCAAGGTCGAAACGGTGACTGGACAGGTAGAGGTGATCCCCGAACAGCGCGATCCGAAGACCGGCAAGGTCACGCAGCCCGCGATTTACCGCGAATTGAGCGGCCAGAAGCTCGTCGATAGCGGCAAGCCGCGCTATTTCGAATCCGTTTGCTCGGAGGATCTGACGCCCGCTTTCGTTGCGATGACCCAGCGTGCGCTGGCGCTGCGCGGGCTCTATTCCGGCCCCGCCGACGGCAAGCTGGACCCGGCGACGGGCCGCGCGATCGCGGCCTATCAGGCGCCGCGCGGCCTCGACAGCCCGACGCTCTCGGTGCGCGCAGCACAGGAACTCGGTCTCTATATCTGGTCGGACTGA
- a CDS encoding MFS transporter — protein sequence MRKLFGSNLRFMRDNARWLGAGFLLTLFSSFGQTFFIGLSGNDIRATFGLSGGTFGALYMVATLASASTLPFLGRTLDLMPGWKVVRFTIPLLALACVGITFAPNLIFLTLAIYMLRLFGQGMMTEIAFTEIGRWFVASRGKAMSLVVPGQPFGSAVLPVLVVLVAQASGNWHLAWWLSAALLVVIAWPLLMRLMQVERVPNATEVQSSASGTARDWTRAEVIRDPVLYMLLAGLLAPPFIGTVIFFHQGYLTELRGYSPLAFAAAFPVMSAATVGFGFVCGGLIDRFGALRLLPFVLAPLTLASLTVALVTPVWGVYVFMGLLGMSNGFTGTLMGALWPEVYGVKNLGGIRAIIVASMVLSTAVGPGITGVLIDMGVELPTQMLGMALWCVIAAGSLTIAARRVQAREAQ from the coding sequence ATGCGAAAGTTATTCGGCAGTAACCTGCGCTTCATGCGCGACAACGCCCGCTGGCTCGGCGCGGGTTTCCTGCTGACGCTGTTCTCGTCTTTCGGGCAGACTTTCTTCATCGGCCTGTCGGGCAATGATATCCGGGCGACTTTCGGCCTGTCGGGCGGCACCTTCGGCGCGCTCTACATGGTGGCGACGCTGGCCTCGGCCTCGACGTTGCCCTTCCTCGGGCGCACGCTCGATCTGATGCCCGGCTGGAAGGTGGTGCGCTTCACCATCCCGCTGCTGGCGCTGGCCTGTGTCGGGATCACGTTCGCCCCGAACCTGATCTTCCTGACGCTCGCGATCTACATGCTGCGGCTCTTCGGGCAGGGCATGATGACCGAGATCGCTTTCACCGAGATCGGTCGCTGGTTCGTCGCGAGCCGCGGCAAGGCGATGTCGCTGGTCGTTCCGGGCCAACCCTTCGGCTCCGCGGTGCTGCCGGTTCTCGTGGTGTTGGTCGCGCAGGCGAGCGGCAACTGGCACCTCGCATGGTGGCTCTCGGCGGCGTTGCTGGTGGTGATCGCATGGCCGCTCCTGATGCGCCTGATGCAGGTCGAGCGGGTGCCCAACGCCACCGAGGTGCAATCGAGCGCATCGGGCACAGCGCGCGACTGGACCCGCGCGGAGGTGATCCGCGATCCGGTCCTCTACATGCTGCTGGCAGGGCTGCTCGCACCGCCCTTCATCGGTACGGTGATTTTCTTCCATCAGGGCTACCTGACGGAGTTGCGCGGCTACTCCCCGCTCGCCTTCGCCGCGGCCTTTCCGGTGATGTCGGCGGCCACTGTGGGCTTCGGCTTTGTCTGCGGCGGGCTGATTGACCGGTTCGGCGCGCTGCGCCTGCTTCCATTTGTTCTGGCGCCGCTGACGCTGGCCTCGCTGACGGTCGCGCTCGTGACGCCGGTCTGGGGCGTCTATGTCTTCATGGGCCTTCTGGGCATGTCGAACGGGTTCACAGGGACGCTGATGGGCGCGCTCTGGCCCGAGGTCTACGGCGTGAAAAACCTGGGCGGCATCCGCGCGATCATCGTGGCCTCGATGGTGCTCTCGACCGCAGTGGGGCCCGGGATCACCGGCGTGCTGATCGATATGGGGGTGGAGCTTCCGACCCAGATGCTGGGCATGGCGCTGTGGTGCGTGATCGCCGCCGGAAGCCTGACCATTGCCGCCCGCCGGGTGCAGGCGCGCGAAGCGCAATGA
- a CDS encoding 5-formyltetrahydrofolate cyclo-ligase — protein MSKDLARKDAFAARKAAHAADDGAATRALTAALEPFAGKVLAGYWPIRTEPDPRPAMIAHGGPLCLPVVVEQAQPLVFHRWTPETEMIAGAFGAHVPAEGEEITPEVLIVPLLAFDAQGFRLGYGGGFYDRTLEGLRARGPVTAIGFAFAAQEVPHVPTEPTDQPLDMIVTEAGVLHF, from the coding sequence ATGAGCAAGGATCTCGCGCGCAAGGACGCTTTCGCGGCGCGCAAAGCCGCCCATGCGGCCGATGATGGAGCTGCGACGCGAGCGCTGACGGCGGCGCTGGAGCCCTTCGCGGGCAAGGTGCTGGCGGGCTATTGGCCGATCCGGACCGAGCCCGATCCGCGCCCTGCGATGATCGCCCATGGCGGGCCGCTCTGTCTGCCGGTTGTGGTGGAGCAGGCGCAGCCCCTGGTCTTTCACCGCTGGACACCCGAGACCGAGATGATCGCGGGCGCTTTCGGGGCGCATGTTCCGGCGGAGGGCGAGGAGATCACGCCCGAGGTGCTGATCGTCCCGCTGCTGGCTTTCGACGCGCAGGGCTTTCGGCTGGGCTATGGTGGCGGCTTTTACGACCGCACGCTGGAGGGGCTGCGCGCACGCGGCCCCGTCACAGCGATCGGCTTTGCTTTTGCGGCGCAGGAAGTTCCGCATGTGCCCACCGAGCCGACGGATCAGCCGCTCGACATGATCGTGACCGAGGCAGGCGTCCTACATTTCTGA
- the purU gene encoding formyltetrahydrofolate deformylase, producing MTQTADAYVLTVACPSTRGIVAGIANVLADQGCNITDSHQYDDQKTGQFFMRVSFVSEQGKDADAIRAAFEPVAKEFEMDWAVRDSREKMKVLVMVSNFGHCLNDLLYRWRIGALPIEIVGVVSNHMTYQKVVVNHDLPFHHIKVTKENKPEAEKRLLDVVDESGAELIVLARYMQILSDALCQKMSGRIINIHHSFLPSFKGANPYKQAYERGVKLIGATSHYVTADLDEGPIIEQDTVRITHAQSPSDYVSLGRDVEAQVLSRAIHAHVQHRVFLNDNKTVVFPASPGAYASERMG from the coding sequence ATGACCCAGACTGCCGACGCCTACGTTCTCACCGTTGCCTGCCCCTCCACGCGGGGGATCGTCGCGGGGATCGCGAATGTGTTGGCCGATCAGGGCTGCAACATCACCGATTCGCATCAATATGACGACCAGAAGACCGGTCAGTTCTTCATGCGCGTGAGCTTCGTCTCGGAGCAAGGCAAGGATGCCGACGCGATCCGCGCTGCATTCGAGCCGGTCGCCAAGGAGTTCGAGATGGACTGGGCCGTGCGCGACTCGCGCGAGAAGATGAAGGTTCTGGTGATGGTGTCGAATTTCGGCCATTGCCTGAACGATCTTCTCTATCGCTGGCGCATCGGCGCGCTGCCGATCGAGATCGTGGGCGTGGTGTCCAACCACATGACCTACCAGAAGGTCGTCGTGAACCATGACCTGCCTTTCCACCACATCAAGGTGACGAAGGAGAACAAGCCCGAGGCAGAGAAGCGCCTGCTCGACGTGGTCGATGAGTCGGGTGCGGAACTAATCGTTCTGGCGCGCTACATGCAGATTCTGTCGGATGCGCTGTGCCAGAAAATGTCCGGCCGGATCATCAACATCCACCACTCCTTCCTGCCGAGCTTCAAGGGCGCGAACCCCTACAAGCAGGCCTATGAGCGTGGCGTGAAGCTGATCGGTGCGACGTCGCATTACGTGACCGCCGATCTCGACGAAGGCCCGATCATCGAGCAGGACACCGTGCGCATCACCCATGCGCAGAGCCCGTCGGATTACGTCTCGCTGGGCCGCGACGTCGAGGCGCAGGTGCTGTCGCGCGCGATCCACGCCCATGTGCAGCACCGGGTGTTCCTGAACGACAACAAGACGGTCGTCTTCCCCGCCTCGCCCGGCGCCTACGCCTCCGAGCGGATGGGCTAA
- the mgtE gene encoding magnesium transporter, with product MAEALAEETEREEEDYRLSGELVEEILDAVEQEDAERLSELLEPLHAADIADLIEQVSGHERREILRLWGRQIDGEILTEIDEGIREEVLASLPPEVLADAVRELDSDDVVDLIEDLEEPQQEAILGALDETDRAAVEKSLGYPEYSAGRLMQREVVTAPEHWTVGETIDFLRKAKWLPDQFYHVTLVDPGHHPIGNVTLGRILSAPRASKLTDICEEEFRKISAYQDEGDVAYAFNQYHLISAPVVDEDDRLVGVITIDDAMSVLDEEHEEDILRLAGVGDESAISDTVLETVRQRLPWLFVNLLTAILASAVISIFEGTIQQLVALAVLMPIVASMGGNAGTQTLTVAVRALATRDLTDSNVWRVVRRETIVGLLNGLAFAVVMGAVAAFWFSGAQLGIVIGLAMVINLVVAALSGILIPLALEKLGADPALASGTFVTTMTDVVGFFAFLGLASVVLL from the coding sequence ATGGCCGAAGCACTTGCCGAAGAGACAGAGCGCGAGGAAGAGGATTATCGGCTGAGCGGGGAGCTGGTCGAGGAAATTCTCGATGCCGTCGAGCAGGAAGATGCGGAGCGGTTGAGCGAACTGCTCGAGCCGCTGCACGCCGCCGACATCGCCGACCTTATCGAACAGGTCTCCGGCCACGAGCGGCGCGAAATCCTGCGGCTCTGGGGCCGCCAGATCGACGGCGAGATCCTGACGGAGATCGACGAGGGCATTCGCGAGGAGGTTCTCGCAAGCCTGCCGCCGGAAGTCCTGGCCGACGCGGTGCGCGAGCTCGACTCCGATGACGTCGTCGACCTGATCGAGGACCTTGAAGAGCCGCAGCAGGAAGCGATCCTCGGCGCTCTCGACGAGACCGACCGGGCCGCGGTCGAGAAATCGCTGGGCTATCCCGAATATTCCGCCGGTCGTTTGATGCAGCGCGAGGTCGTGACCGCGCCGGAGCATTGGACGGTGGGCGAGACGATCGACTTCCTGCGGAAAGCGAAATGGCTGCCCGACCAGTTCTATCACGTGACCCTTGTCGATCCGGGGCACCACCCGATCGGAAATGTCACCTTGGGACGAATCCTGTCGGCCCCGCGTGCCTCGAAGCTGACCGATATCTGCGAGGAGGAATTCCGCAAGATCTCGGCCTATCAGGACGAGGGCGACGTGGCCTACGCGTTCAACCAGTATCACCTGATCTCGGCCCCTGTCGTGGACGAGGATGACAGGCTGGTCGGCGTGATTACCATCGACGACGCGATGTCCGTTCTCGACGAGGAACACGAGGAAGACATCCTCCGCCTCGCCGGTGTGGGCGACGAATCCGCGATCTCGGATACCGTTCTGGAAACCGTACGTCAGCGCCTGCCGTGGCTTTTCGTGAACCTGCTGACGGCGATCCTCGCCTCGGCGGTGATCTCGATCTTCGAGGGCACGATCCAGCAACTTGTGGCGCTGGCCGTCTTGATGCCGATCGTGGCTTCGATGGGTGGCAATGCGGGCACGCAGACCCTGACGGTCGCGGTGCGCGCGCTGGCGACCCGCGACCTGACCGACAGCAACGTCTGGCGCGTCGTGCGACGCGAAACCATCGTGGGGCTGCTGAACGGTCTCGCCTTCGCGGTGGTGATGGGAGCAGTTGCCGCCTTCTGGTTCTCGGGCGCGCAGCTTGGCATTGTGATCGGCTTGGCGATGGTCATCAATCTCGTTGTCGCCGCGCTGTCGGGCATCCTGATCCCGCTGGCGCTGGAGAAGCTTGGCGCAGACCCGGCGCTGGCCTCGGGCACGTTCGTCACGACAATGACCGATGTGGTGGGCTTCTTCGCCTTCCTCGGCCTCGCCTCCGTCGTGTTGCTATGA
- a CDS encoding DUF2065 family protein has translation MAMLLTGLGLVLVIEGLALALAPSRIEQALDALRAMSAGQRRTLGLATLAAGVAILWALRVFG, from the coding sequence ATGGCGATGCTTTTGACCGGTCTGGGACTGGTCCTTGTGATCGAGGGGCTGGCGCTTGCGCTGGCCCCTTCACGTATCGAGCAGGCGCTGGACGCGCTGCGCGCCATGTCGGCGGGGCAGCGGCGGACGCTTGGCCTTGCGACTCTGGCAGCGGGCGTGGCGATCCTCTGGGCGCTGCGCGTCTTCGGATAA
- a CDS encoding cation diffusion facilitator family transporter encodes MAEAQASEEKPIAVYGALAANLLIAIAKFVAAAFTGSSSMLAEAFHSVVDTGNEGLLLLGHKRSRKEPDEKHPFGYGKELYFWSLVVAMLLFAIGGGLSVYEGMVHIQHPEPIEKPIWNYGVLLVAFFAEGTSWVIAIRQLLKQRKPGEGYFKAFRRSKDPSIFVVVAEDSAALLGILAAALGVYLSVTFENPFFDGAASIVIGLILIVVAIILVYETRALIMGEAADRDVRKSIREIATGFDEVAEVKRLLTMHFAPEQVLVNIELKMQKGLSPEAIFHAVEEVQKKIHEAHPEVSSVFLEIESLRGTQRENAAA; translated from the coding sequence ATGGCCGAAGCCCAAGCCTCCGAAGAAAAGCCGATTGCCGTCTATGGCGCGCTCGCAGCGAACCTTCTGATCGCCATCGCGAAATTCGTGGCCGCGGCGTTCACGGGCAGTTCGTCGATGCTGGCGGAGGCGTTCCACTCGGTGGTCGATACCGGCAATGAGGGGTTGCTGCTTCTGGGCCACAAGCGCAGCCGCAAGGAGCCGGACGAGAAACATCCGTTCGGCTATGGCAAAGAGTTGTATTTCTGGTCGCTCGTTGTCGCGATGCTGCTCTTCGCGATCGGCGGCGGGCTGTCTGTCTACGAGGGCATGGTCCATATCCAGCATCCAGAGCCGATCGAGAAGCCGATCTGGAACTACGGCGTCCTGCTCGTGGCGTTCTTTGCCGAGGGCACCTCCTGGGTGATCGCGATCCGCCAGCTCCTGAAGCAACGCAAACCGGGGGAAGGCTATTTCAAGGCGTTCCGCCGCTCCAAGGATCCGTCGATCTTCGTCGTCGTCGCCGAAGACAGTGCGGCGCTTCTGGGTATCCTCGCTGCAGCGCTTGGCGTCTATCTCTCGGTGACCTTCGAGAACCCGTTCTTCGACGGCGCAGCCTCGATCGTGATCGGGCTCATCCTGATCGTGGTCGCCATCATTCTGGTTTACGAGACTCGCGCGCTGATCATGGGCGAAGCCGCCGACCGCGACGTGCGCAAATCGATCCGGGAGATCGCGACCGGTTTCGACGAAGTCGCGGAGGTCAAACGGCTTCTGACAATGCATTTCGCCCCCGAGCAGGTGTTGGTGAATATCGAACTGAAAATGCAAAAAGGCCTGTCGCCCGAGGCGATCTTCCACGCGGTCGAGGAGGTTCAGAAGAAAATCCACGAGGCCCATCCCGAGGTCTCCAGCGTTTTCCTTGAGATCGAATCCCTGCGCGGCACACAGCGCGAAAACGCTGCAGCCTGA
- a CDS encoding FG-GAP repeat domain-containing protein gives MRRAVTLAFALVTAAALPARAEMSVAARFTEPTDRYGHRALGPEHEFANLQIDVTRKAGDAKGLFSGHSTLTYDLRLDPDLVYEDTAPRLSDLDGDGIDEVIVVQSHLRLGSRLLVLTVKSGKPKFLAATDFVGEPNHWLAPIGVADFDGNGHRDIALIDAPHRLGVLRIFEYRNGALHPSFAGGRFTNHHFGSDTIMGGLRDCGAGPEIIVASFDWSGLLSLSVTPKQTVAWRRLADDTSPARFAKAIGCGI, from the coding sequence ATGCGCCGCGCGGTGACCCTCGCCTTTGCGCTGGTCACCGCTGCCGCCCTGCCCGCGCGGGCCGAAATGTCGGTCGCCGCGCGGTTCACCGAGCCCACGGATCGCTACGGTCACCGCGCACTCGGCCCCGAGCATGAATTCGCGAATCTCCAGATCGACGTGACCCGCAAGGCAGGCGACGCCAAGGGGCTGTTCTCAGGCCACAGCACGCTGACTTACGACCTGCGCCTCGATCCCGATCTCGTCTATGAGGACACGGCACCACGCCTGAGCGATCTCGACGGCGACGGAATCGACGAGGTGATCGTGGTGCAATCGCATCTCCGGCTGGGTTCGCGGCTCCTCGTGCTCACGGTAAAATCCGGCAAACCGAAGTTCCTCGCCGCGACCGATTTCGTGGGAGAGCCGAACCATTGGCTCGCGCCCATCGGCGTCGCGGATTTCGATGGCAACGGACATCGCGACATCGCGCTGATCGACGCGCCGCATCGGCTGGGCGTCTTGCGGATTTTCGAATATCGCAACGGCGCGCTGCACCCGAGCTTCGCGGGCGGGAGATTCACCAATCACCACTTCGGCTCGGACACGATCATGGGCGGCCTGCGCGATTGCGGCGCCGGGCCGGAGATTATCGTCGCCAGTTTCGACTGGTCGGGTCTGCTGTCTCTCTCGGTCACGCCCAAGCAAACCGTGGCATGGAGACGCCTCGCTGACGACACCTCGCCCGCGAGATTCGCGAAGGCGATCGGCTGCGGCATCTGA